A DNA window from Chryseobacterium sp. MEBOG06 contains the following coding sequences:
- a CDS encoding RHS repeat-associated core domain-containing protein produces MFLNLPFGETMLEQRTGVYNNPYKFNAKELDKETGLYYYGARYYNPRASIWYGVDPLAVYNPVMEDQFYGDGEHNGGVFNQGNLNPYIYCYQNPIVYVDPNGKQTFFLNTRSFAPFNRFGGGFEGDGDNRKFSTASNSSYRIAGSATINLDRFSMSTKAGNTHSDWLGTKFSSATSPTNVESSSADNGRKTQNYYMHISGSNKALLWGIASPDIDANVNMEVSNIRKGQSFDISGNVYGDKFPSNETYITDAKGNSLFLGVSGADGSPFTSLAGDNDRPMSSFKFKVLLNKDDTFKGVNYRGKNYSRTQWNGQFEKLNPQNGNVQSGKSAK; encoded by the coding sequence ATTTTCTTAAATTTACCATTCGGGGAAACGATGCTGGAGCAACGAACGGGAGTATATAATAATCCATATAAGTTCAATGCAAAAGAGCTGGATAAGGAAACCGGATTGTATTATTACGGAGCAAGATATTATAATCCGAGAGCGAGTATTTGGTATGGTGTTGACCCGTTAGCGGTTTACAATCCTGTGATGGAAGACCAGTTTTATGGTGATGGAGAGCATAATGGTGGAGTCTTTAACCAAGGGAATCTCAATCCGTATATTTATTGTTACCAAAATCCGATTGTTTATGTCGATCCGAATGGGAAGCAAACATTTTTCTTAAATACTAGAAGTTTTGCTCCTTTTAATAGATTTGGTGGAGGATTTGAAGGAGATGGTGATAATAGGAAGTTTTCTACAGCAAGTAATAGCTCATACAGAATTGCTGGTTCTGCAACGATTAACTTAGATAGATTTAGTATGAGTACGAAGGCGGGAAATACTCATTCAGATTGGCTTGGTACTAAATTTAGTAGTGCAACCTCTCCAACAAATGTAGAATCTTCTTCCGCTGATAATGGTAGAAAAACGCAAAATTACTATATGCATATATCTGGTAGTAATAAGGCTTTACTTTGGGGTATTGCTTCTCCAGATATAGATGCAAATGTAAATATGGAAGTGTCTAATATTAGAAAAGGACAAAGTTTTGATATTTCAGGAAATGTGTATGGAGATAAATTCCCATCAAATGAAACTTATATAACAGATGCAAAAGGAAATTCTTTATTTTTAGGAGTTTCTGGAGCAGATGGCTCTCCTTTTACGTCTTTAGCTGGAGATAATGATAGACCAATGTCCAGTTTTAAATTTAAAGTTTTGCTAAATAAAGATGATACATTTAAAGGGGTTAATTATCGAGGGAAAAATTATAGCCGTACTCAATGGAATGGACAATTTGAAAAATTAAACCCACAAAATGGCAATGTTCAATCTGGAAAATCAGCAAAATAA
- a CDS encoding transposase, with translation MKNYCFHIGIDVSKLKLDVNVLNIQTLVSEHFVLKNDVKSIKLFIKTLIKRKIDICDVLFCCENTGIYTNHLITISTDLKLDLWVVPAMEIKRSKGISRGKNDKTDARDISYYSLRNIDKLALYTLAELDILKLKMLYTEREKVLKSLLIMQTSKENIDFVNKEILTQISKINSSLVCAIKKSIKMIECKIKQIIQSNEELQKQDRLIKSVPGIGDQTSLYFIIATKGFTAFPSWRKFACYSGVAPFEYSSGSSIKGRTKVNHLADKKMKSLLQMCAMTSMKYDAQIKEYYYKKKAEGKNSMLILNNIRCKLISRVFAVINRQTPYINTYKFAS, from the coding sequence ATGAAAAATTATTGCTTCCACATTGGGATTGATGTTTCAAAATTGAAATTGGATGTAAATGTATTAAACATTCAAACCCTTGTATCTGAACACTTTGTCTTGAAAAACGACGTAAAGTCCATCAAGCTTTTCATTAAGACTCTCATAAAACGAAAAATTGATATTTGCGATGTCTTATTCTGTTGCGAAAACACAGGTATTTATACTAATCATTTAATTACAATCTCTACAGATTTGAAACTTGATCTATGGGTAGTTCCCGCCATGGAAATTAAGCGGTCCAAAGGAATTTCCAGAGGTAAAAATGATAAGACCGATGCTAGAGATATTTCTTACTATAGTCTTAGAAATATTGATAAATTAGCATTATACACATTAGCGGAACTAGATATTTTAAAGTTGAAAATGCTTTACACTGAAAGAGAAAAGGTCTTAAAATCTTTATTGATAATGCAAACCTCTAAAGAGAATATTGATTTTGTAAATAAAGAAATTCTCACTCAGATTTCAAAGATCAATAGCAGCTTAGTTTGCGCTATCAAAAAATCTATTAAGATGATAGAGTGCAAAATAAAGCAGATTATTCAGTCTAATGAAGAATTACAGAAACAGGACAGACTCATTAAATCAGTACCTGGAATTGGTGATCAAACAAGCCTTTATTTTATAATTGCTACAAAAGGTTTTACAGCCTTCCCAAGTTGGAGGAAGTTTGCCTGCTATTCTGGCGTTGCACCTTTTGAGTATAGTTCCGGCTCAAGTATTAAGGGAAGAACCAAAGTAAATCATCTGGCTGACAAAAAAATGAAATCCCTGTTACAAATGTGCGCTATGACTTCGATGAAATATGATGCCCAGATAAAAGAATACTATTATAAGAAAAAGGCAGAAGGCAAAAATTCCATGCTAATTTTAAATAATATACGATGTAAACTTATAAGCAGGGTTTTTGCAGTGATTAATCGACAAACTCCGTATATAAACACTTACAAATTTGCGTCATAA
- a CDS encoding polymorphic toxin type 44 domain-containing protein encodes MNFGNYLWGATGYTAGFDYSGLQIGAHANSRFNSRRNGYESQWDSKDDQRSIILGATHAAQHNYRLKRP; translated from the coding sequence ATGAATTTTGGGAATTATCTATGGGGAGCCACAGGTTATACAGCTGGGTTTGATTATTCAGGTCTTCAAATAGGAGCACACGCAAATAGTAGATTTAATTCAAGAAGAAATGGTTATGAATCTCAATGGGATTCTAAAGATGACCAAAGATCCATAATATTAGGAGCTACTCACGCTGCACAACACAATTATAGATTAAAAAGACCTTAA
- a CDS encoding RHS repeat domain-containing protein, translated as MKEPDTEVDFKTYLEKAGVEDISVSELNTLNAPTMQQGLYYLHTDHLGTATFVTNSSAQTTQFFLNLPFGETMLEQRTGVYNNPYKFNAKELDKETGLYYYGARYYNPRASIWYGVDPVAVYNPSMETQFYGNGQHNGGVYFWGNLNPYIYTYQNPIKYIDPDGKQVVTPFIVPPPPLVPGAIPSNKKESGVYYRPGIPFPIFDTGSLLEGVNKQLDKSNVVMLGFTLVAVEGFKEVYNRTKSSLSVLFSDNLRPEKGYEGTGKHGLKWKEGGAEAKKTLIPQGQWGSKEDLDYAGQKASELKPREGAEFELPIDTKSVVHMPDGSTKKATHMWLRNNGNGKTFHGYPKVK; from the coding sequence TTGAAAGAGCCTGATACAGAAGTGGATTTTAAAACATATCTTGAGAAAGCAGGTGTAGAAGATATTTCCGTTTCGGAGTTAAATACTTTAAATGCGCCAACAATGCAGCAAGGTTTATATTATTTGCATACTGACCATTTAGGAACGGCAACATTTGTAACTAATTCCAGTGCGCAGACTACGCAGTTTTTCTTAAATTTACCATTCGGGGAAACGATGCTTGAGCAGCGGACAGGAGTATATAATAATCCATATAAGTTCAATGCCAAAGAACTGGATAAAGAAACTGGATTGTATTATTACGGAGCAAGATATTATAACCCAAGAGCGAGTATCTGGTATGGAGTGGATCCGGTGGCAGTGTATAATCCTTCAATGGAGACTCAGTTTTATGGAAATGGGCAGCATAATGGAGGAGTATATTTCTGGGGAAATCTTAATCCATATATATATACCTATCAGAATCCAATAAAGTATATTGATCCTGATGGTAAACAGGTTGTTACTCCTTTTATAGTCCCACCCCCTCCATTGGTTCCAGGTGCAATACCTTCTAATAAAAAAGAGAGCGGAGTTTATTATAGACCAGGAATACCTTTTCCTATTTTTGATACTGGTTCTTTATTAGAGGGTGTTAATAAACAGCTGGATAAAAGTAACGTTGTAATGTTAGGATTCACACTCGTAGCTGTAGAGGGTTTTAAGGAGGTGTATAATAGAACAAAAAGCAGTTTATCAGTATTGTTTTCAGATAATCTTCGACCTGAAAAAGGCTATGAGGGTACTGGAAAACATGGCTTAAAATGGAAAGAAGGAGGAGCAGAAGCTAAAAAAACACTTATTCCGCAAGGACAATGGGGAAGCAAAGAAGATTTGGATTATGCAGGGCAAAAGGCTTCTGAGCTAAAACCAAGAGAAGGTGCTGAATTTGAACTACCAATAGATACAAAGAGTGTAGTTCATATGCCTGACGGGAGTACTAAGAAAGCCACCCATATGTGGCTTAGAAATAATGGAAATGGAAAAACATTTCATGGTTATCCAAAAGTTAAATAA
- a CDS encoding barstar family protein encodes MTIELNNKCLGINYFHLKRNENIIRDKLLLKIDKNYRQDILEQIEDGGKLSIYIETRDKTTFCLYETTFITDYVYLLEERNNIEEIVLDVIMSNNNSALGENYNQYIVDIFYNWNKGIEIDWLKIKNVDMKEAYLTACYVWNYNLFEIKNINEVHIDGKLIECDEDLYHYLGEQLMGERGYFGSGLDSLGDFLIDIAKNNNISTTVVFTNVDILVQNTNKYFFETLNYLLEKAKFKVEIISSE; translated from the coding sequence ATGACAATAGAATTAAATAATAAATGTTTAGGAATAAATTATTTTCATTTAAAGAGAAATGAAAATATAATTAGAGATAAATTACTTTTAAAGATTGATAAAAATTATAGACAAGATATTTTAGAACAAATAGAAGATGGTGGAAAATTAAGTATTTATATTGAAACTAGAGATAAAACAACTTTTTGTTTGTATGAAACAACATTTATTACAGATTATGTCTATCTACTTGAAGAGCGTAATAATATTGAAGAAATAGTATTGGACGTTATTATGTCAAATAATAATAGTGCGTTAGGTGAGAATTATAATCAATATATTGTTGATATTTTCTATAACTGGAACAAGGGTATTGAAATTGATTGGCTTAAGATCAAAAATGTGGATATGAAAGAAGCATATCTTACCGCTTGTTATGTTTGGAATTATAATTTATTTGAAATTAAAAATATCAATGAAGTACATATTGATGGTAAATTAATTGAATGTGATGAAGATTTGTATCATTATTTGGGAGAACAATTAATGGGTGAGAGAGGTTATTTTGGAAGTGGATTAGATTCGTTAGGTGATTTTTTAATTGATATTGCAAAAAACAACAATATAAGTACAACCGTAGTATTTACTAATGTAGATATTTTAGTTCAAAATACAAATAAATATTTTTTTGAAACACTTAACTATTTATTAGAAAAAGCTAAATTCAAAGTTGAAATAATATCATCTGAGTAA
- a CDS encoding RHS repeat-associated core domain-containing protein yields the protein MLEQRTGVYNNPYKFNAKELDKETGLYYYGARYYNPRASIWYGVDPLAVYNPAMETQFYGDGQHNGGVYFWGNLNPYIYTYQSPINLIDPNGKQAASKAHRGGGYRGIGIPIPMYEHQGVYLPFPVHTQEEYREGFNKLGNDLKAVTVIGFTAVAVSTSDVWIPLIDKYKQAVNWSNRILHSKKESEFAPTNNGEVNKEIVEVAAGRGTTRKNPDGSDKIFEGREYRNGEEGYGSQKGWIGSVEYEVKGPGLSHNRILKRTNKDGSIKYGYSTSKDYKKIHEIKKKESK from the coding sequence ATGCTCGAGCAACGAACAGGAGTATATAATAATCCGTATAAGTTCAATGCAAAAGAGCTGGATAAGGAAACCGGATTGTATTATTACGGAGCAAGGTATTATAACCCGAGAGCGAGTATCTGGTATGGAGTAGATCCGCTGGCAGTTTACAACCCTGCAATGGAGACTCAGTTTTATGGAGATGGACAACATAATGGAGGAGTATACTTCTGGGGGAATCTTAACCCGTATATTTATACCTATCAGAGTCCAATTAATTTAATTGATCCTAATGGTAAACAGGCAGCTTCTAAAGCTCATCGGGGAGGAGGTTATAGAGGTATTGGAATTCCAATACCTATGTACGAACATCAGGGTGTTTATCTTCCTTTTCCTGTTCATACCCAAGAAGAATATAGGGAAGGTTTTAATAAATTGGGAAATGACCTTAAGGCAGTAACAGTAATTGGGTTTACTGCAGTTGCTGTTTCTACATCTGATGTATGGATACCTTTAATTGATAAATATAAGCAAGCTGTTAATTGGTCGAATAGAATTTTACACTCCAAGAAAGAATCTGAATTTGCTCCAACAAATAATGGCGAGGTAAATAAAGAAATCGTTGAGGTAGCAGCCGGAAGAGGAACTACAAGAAAAAACCCTGATGGAAGTGATAAAATATTTGAAGGACGTGAATATAGAAACGGAGAAGAAGGATATGGTAGTCAAAAAGGGTGGATTGGTTCTGTAGAGTATGAGGTTAAAGGACCTGGATTATCACATAATAGAATATTAAAGAGAACAAATAAAGACGGTAGCATTAAATACGGATATAGCACGAGTAAGGATTATAAGAAAATTCATGAAATAAAGAAAAAAGAAAGTAAATGA
- a CDS encoding RHS repeat-associated core domain-containing protein, whose amino-acid sequence MFLNLPFGETMLEQRTGVYNNPYKFNAKELDKETGLYYYGARYYNPRASIWYGVDPLAEKMPSWSPYAYAFDNPVKFVDPDGRMPMPPDDHFDQNGKFLYTDNRKTNNIVIHVPYTKDNSNIIQGMSNSMFGTSYGIEKGVKEVQLKDYNFNNAKDFSVLNNIAKHYAKDAGVNVNDLYNDNFSVGAFNNVKYEGGTASGNKLGFNGGNFWGQNENGNIPMMHTDGNKVTFDVYNNRIADSDLNNKYNFISVLGHEGSSKGHLGMPNAKHSTIYTNQKNRPLFQYTTPEFKKHVNDNIKFYKANGD is encoded by the coding sequence ATTTTCTTAAATTTACCATTCGGGGAAACGATGCTGGAGCAACGAACGGGAGTATATAATAATCCATATAAGTTCAATGCAAAAGAGCTGGATAAGGAAACCGGATTGTATTATTACGGAGCAAGGTATTATAACCCGAGAGCAAGTATTTGGTATGGTGTTGACCCGTTAGCGGAGAAGATGCCAAGCTGGTCGCCGTACGCTTACGCCTTTGATAATCCCGTGAAATTTGTAGACCCGGACGGAAGAATGCCAATGCCACCAGATGACCATTTTGATCAAAACGGCAAGTTCTTATATACCGATAATAGAAAAACTAATAACATAGTAATTCACGTGCCATATACTAAAGATAATTCAAACATTATACAAGGTATGTCGAATAGTATGTTTGGAACTAGTTATGGAATTGAGAAAGGTGTTAAAGAAGTTCAATTAAAAGATTATAATTTTAATAATGCTAAAGATTTTTCTGTACTGAATAATATTGCGAAGCATTATGCAAAAGACGCTGGAGTTAATGTAAATGATTTATATAACGATAACTTTTCCGTTGGAGCATTTAACAATGTCAAATATGAAGGAGGAACAGCTTCTGGTAACAAATTAGGATTTAATGGTGGGAATTTTTGGGGGCAAAATGAGAATGGGAACATTCCAATGATGCACACAGACGGAAACAAAGTTACCTTTGATGTATACAATAATCGTATAGCAGATTCTGATTTGAATAATAAATATAATTTCATTAGTGTTTTAGGGCACGAGGGAAGTTCAAAAGGACATTTAGGTATGCCGAATGCAAAGCATTCTACTATATATACTAATCAGAAAAACAGACCACTCTTCCAATATACGACCCCGGAATTTAAAAAACACGTTAATGATAATATCAAATTTTATAAAGCAAATGGAGATTAA
- a CDS encoding helix-turn-helix domain-containing protein, giving the protein MQKQVATEIGLGISHYNKIENNQREASVGMLDKLAKFYSVSIDQIVHPDNEVPTEVVVEDKTLIEQVRLINGLEEKDKNVIFAMLETMITKQKFKDFFNKNVAAL; this is encoded by the coding sequence GTGCAAAAACAAGTCGCTACAGAAATTGGCTTGGGGATTTCTCACTACAATAAAATTGAGAACAACCAGCGTGAAGCTTCCGTTGGGATGCTTGATAAACTGGCTAAATTTTATAGCGTTTCCATTGATCAGATTGTGCATCCTGATAATGAAGTTCCTACGGAAGTTGTGGTAGAAGATAAAACCCTGATAGAACAGGTAAGATTAATAAATGGACTGGAAGAAAAAGACAAAAATGTAATCTTCGCTATGCTCGAAACTATGATTACCAAACAAAAATTTAAAGATTTTTTTAATAAAAATGTAGCAGCTTTATAA
- a CDS encoding RHS repeat-associated core domain-containing protein, producing the protein MLEQRTGVYNNPYKFNAKELDKETGLYYYGARYYNPRASIWYGVDPLAVYNPAMETQFYGDGQHNGGVYFWGNLNPYIYTYQNPINLIDPNGKQTTGQQIGIAARNPLKIGLMNRAGNALADRAGEFSRRGATASSPNAILERNGPVASDPDRGGERGAFRHATWMALIASEYGSKDAKWVGDLHEGKPTETNKTSNILGIMGADTIADELNNQIGRRFGEKHKDAESRDIALGMLEIYHTDGLYQVENAKENNRFNVVRRRLSDEKYNALKNRFEGLSNDGVSPRSNDKNIQNMNNRMDRGHKD; encoded by the coding sequence ATGCTGGAGCAAAGAACGGGAGTATATAATAATCCATATAAGTTCAATGCAAAAGAGCTGGATAAGGAAACCGGATTGTATTATTATGGAGCAAGATATTATAACCCGAGAGCGAGTATCTGGTATGGTGTTGACCCGCTGGCAGTTTACAACCCTGCAATGGAGACTCAGTTTTATGGAGATGGACAGCATAATGGAGGAGTATACTTCTGGGGGAATCTTAACCCTTATATTTATACCTATCAGAATCCAATTAATTTAATTGATCCTAATGGAAAGCAAACGACAGGACAACAAATTGGAATTGCAGCTAGAAATCCTCTTAAAATTGGCTTAATGAATAGGGCAGGAAATGCCTTAGCAGATAGGGCAGGAGAATTCTCAAGAAGGGGTGCAACTGCATCATCACCAAATGCTATTTTGGAGAGAAATGGCCCTGTTGCATCTGATCCTGATAGAGGGGGAGAAAGAGGTGCATTCAGACATGCAACTTGGATGGCACTTATAGCTTCTGAATATGGCTCAAAAGATGCTAAATGGGTAGGAGATCTTCATGAAGGTAAACCTACGGAAACAAATAAGACTAGTAATATTTTAGGTATTATGGGTGCAGATACTATTGCTGATGAATTAAATAATCAGATTGGTCGAAGATTTGGAGAAAAACATAAAGATGCCGAATCCAGGGATATAGCATTAGGTATGTTAGAAATATATCATACAGATGGATTATATCAAGTAGAAAATGCAAAAGAGAATAACCGATTCAACGTTGTAAGAAGAAGGCTTAGTGATGAGAAATATAATGCCCTTAAAAACCGATTTGAAGGATTATCGAATGATGGTGTAAGCCCTAGATCAAATGATAAAAATATTCAGAATATGAACAATAGAATGGATAGAGGACATAAAGACTAA
- a CDS encoding IS3 family transposase (programmed frameshift) — protein sequence MDSKKTSGPVHEYSEAFKRQVVSEYERGLYTKSQLQTRYNIRGNSCIPKWLIKYGNFTYEKQISKGRPMKDPQKQKIKELEAALSKKEEELKVFRKFIEIAERELKIEIGKKVWFQSIQEIKAHTNLPVEDICRLFGYSKQAYYKRRSRPSLNNNQERIIELVVSIRKKMPKIGTRKLYFLLKNDFNKESIQIGRDGLFKILRSNYLLIPRRHSYFKTTNSRHWMKKYPNIIKEKELKCSEKVWVADITYLKTKERNYYLHLITDAYSKKIVGYELSDNLQTSSTLKALKQAIRNRVYKHPLIHHSDRGLQYCSKEYTEMLKKNDILISMTENSDPYENAVAERVNGILKYEFGLIGTFENFKNLSRQLDQSIYYYNNLRPHFSLHYNIPSQVHMKNNVKLKTYKKQNQNRKIPTLI from the exons ATGGATTCAAAAAAAACATCAGGTCCTGTACATGAGTACAGTGAGGCCTTCAAAAGACAAGTTGTCTCTGAATATGAACGGGGATTATATACAAAATCCCAATTGCAAACACGATACAATATCCGTGGTAATTCATGTATTCCGAAATGGTTAATAAAATATGGTAACTTTACTTATGAAAAACAAATAAGTAAAGGCAGGCCCATGAAAGACCCACAGAAACAAAAGATTAAAGAGCTTGAGGCAGCTTTATCAAAAAAGGAAGAAGAACTCAAGGTCTTTAGGAAATTTATAGAAATCGCTGAACGTGAATTAAAGATTGAAATTG GTAAAAAAGTCTGGTTCCAATCAATCCAGGAAATAAAGGCACATACGAATCTTCCAGTAGAAGATATCTGCCGATTGTTTGGATACAGTAAACAAGCTTATTACAAAAGAAGGAGCCGGCCGAGTTTAAATAATAATCAAGAAAGAATTATAGAATTAGTAGTATCAATTCGCAAAAAGATGCCTAAAATAGGTACTCGGAAACTTTATTTCTTACTTAAAAATGATTTTAACAAAGAAAGCATTCAAATAGGAAGAGATGGATTGTTTAAGATTTTAAGATCAAATTATCTTTTAATTCCCAGAAGACACAGTTACTTTAAAACAACGAACTCCAGACATTGGATGAAGAAATATCCCAATATCATCAAAGAAAAAGAATTGAAATGTTCAGAGAAGGTTTGGGTAGCAGATATTACCTATCTGAAAACTAAAGAGAGGAATTATTATCTTCACCTGATTACTGATGCTTATTCAAAAAAAATTGTAGGATATGAATTGAGTGATAATTTACAGACCAGTTCTACATTGAAGGCATTAAAACAAGCCATAAGGAATCGGGTATATAAACATCCCTTAATTCATCATTCAGACAGAGGTTTACAGTATTGTAGTAAAGAATATACCGAAATGCTAAAGAAGAATGATATTCTTATCAGTATGACAGAGAACTCGGATCCTTATGAAAATGCTGTAGCAGAAAGAGTGAATGGCATTCTAAAATATGAATTTGGATTGATTGGTACTTTTGAAAATTTTAAAAATCTCTCTCGACAGCTTGATCAATCAATTTACTATTATAATAATTTGAGACCCCATTTTTCATTACATTATAATATTCCAAGCCAAGTACACATGAAAAATAATGTGAAATTAAAAACCTATAAAAAACAAAATCAGAATAGGAAAATCCCTACTCTGATTTAA
- a CDS encoding RHS repeat-associated core domain-containing protein — MFVTNSSAQTTQFFLNLPFGETMLEQRTGVYNNPYKFNAKELDRETGLYYYGARYYNPRASIWYGVDPLAVYNPVMESEFYGDGQHNGGVYNSGNLNPYIYCYQNPIVYVDPNGKQNYSSIISGKFSALGRAIDDGSKEVASQVTTRGFGAVQMVGGAVETVVGGIGGVLTSETGVGAALGYITAANGIDNTITGAKQLWTGESQDTYLHKGVVAGSKAAGASDDTAEKIATGADIATMGLGGGKTVKSSKNLEPMVDFKNVNKSGKWQLGTRATNTNKHLRLERHKIDGKMNTHINHGTQGKKHWPPLKK; from the coding sequence ATATTTGTAACTAATTCCAGTGCGCAGACTACGCAATTTTTCTTAAATTTACCATTCGGGGAAACGATGCTGGAGCAACGAACAGGAGTATATAATAATCCGTATAAGTTCAATGCCAAAGAGCTTGACAGAGAAACAGGGCTGTATTATTATGGAGCAAGATATTATAACCCAAGAGCAAGTATTTGGTATGGGGTGGATCCACTAGCAGTCTACAATCCTGTAATGGAAAGTGAATTTTATGGAGACGGACAACACAACGGAGGGGTCTACAACTCTGGGAATCTTAATCCTTATATTTACTGTTATCAGAATCCAATTGTTTATGTTGACCCGAATGGGAAGCAAAACTATTCTTCAATAATAAGTGGGAAATTCTCTGCTTTAGGTAGAGCTATTGATGATGGATCAAAAGAAGTAGCTTCTCAAGTTACAACAAGAGGATTTGGAGCTGTACAAATGGTAGGAGGAGCAGTTGAAACAGTTGTAGGAGGTATTGGTGGGGTTCTTACTTCGGAAACAGGAGTTGGGGCAGCTCTAGGCTATATCACAGCGGCAAATGGTATAGACAATACCATTACTGGGGCAAAGCAGCTATGGACAGGAGAAAGTCAAGATACTTATTTGCACAAAGGTGTAGTAGCGGGTTCTAAAGCGGCAGGTGCAAGTGATGATACAGCTGAGAAAATTGCTACCGGTGCTGATATTGCAACTATGGGCTTAGGAGGAGGAAAAACGGTCAAAAGTTCTAAGAATTTAGAACCAATGGTTGATTTTAAAAATGTTAACAAAAGCGGAAAATGGCAACTTGGTACTAGGGCTACGAATACAAACAAGCATTTACGATTAGAGCGCCATAAAATTGATGGCAAAATGAACACGCATATAAACCACGGTACTCAAGGTAAAAAGCATTGGCCACCACTTAAGAAATAA
- a CDS encoding barstar family protein: MIIQLNDKYFGINYINLKRNENIIEDKLLLRIDNVFRQDILDQIENNGRLKIYTENRNNHSFCLYETKFITDYIYLLEEHNNEEEIILNVVMLNNKSALSDSYNQHIVDIFYKWEQGIETDWFSINNLEIKRSYLDACYLWSCQSFELKNINEINIKGEFIRYKEDLYYYLGEYLIGTRGYFGSNLDSFEDFLIDIVKNNKINIKIVFTNSDVIIKNTNNFFFQEVVSLLEKAKFKVEIISSE; this comes from the coding sequence ATGATAATACAATTAAATGATAAGTATTTTGGAATAAATTATATCAATTTAAAGAGAAATGAAAATATTATAGAAGATAAATTGCTTTTAAGAATTGACAATGTTTTTAGACAAGATATTTTGGATCAAATTGAAAATAATGGTCGGTTAAAAATCTATACTGAGAACAGAAATAATCATTCTTTTTGTTTATATGAAACTAAATTTATAACAGATTACATCTATTTACTTGAAGAACATAATAATGAGGAGGAAATAATATTAAATGTTGTTATGTTGAATAATAAAAGTGCTTTAAGTGATAGTTATAACCAACATATTGTTGATATTTTTTATAAGTGGGAGCAAGGTATTGAAACTGACTGGTTCAGTATTAATAACTTAGAAATAAAACGGTCATATCTGGATGCATGCTATCTATGGAGTTGTCAATCATTTGAACTGAAAAATATTAATGAAATAAATATAAAAGGTGAATTTATTAGATATAAAGAAGATTTGTATTATTATTTAGGAGAATATTTAATTGGTACGAGGGGCTATTTTGGAAGTAATTTAGATTCTTTTGAAGATTTTTTAATTGATATTGTAAAAAATAACAAAATCAATATAAAGATAGTATTTACTAATTCAGATGTAATAATTAAAAATACAAATAATTTTTTTTTTCAAGAAGTTGTTAGCTTATTAGAAAAAGCTAAATTCAAAGTTGAAATAATATCATCTGAGTAA
- a CDS encoding pre-toxin TG domain-containing protein, translating into MAGAFIGIPNKEKDNVISGWVESLRQGGGYQADFVPVYGDAKGIAEGILGTDFQGNKLSGFERLISVAMLSELSDVGRGSRALTETGKLRKVTKPLWGAGIRYGNDVTTAIKTYCRWSFF; encoded by the coding sequence ATGGCTGGTGCCTTTATTGGAATTCCGAATAAAGAAAAAGATAATGTAATCAGTGGCTGGGTAGAATCATTAAGACAGGGCGGAGGTTATCAAGCAGATTTTGTTCCGGTGTATGGAGATGCAAAAGGTATCGCTGAAGGAATTTTGGGGACTGATTTCCAGGGAAATAAATTGTCAGGTTTTGAAAGGTTGATTTCTGTAGCGATGTTATCAGAACTGAGTGATGTAGGTAGAGGATCAAGAGCTTTAACTGAAACAGGTAAATTACGAAAAGTCACCAAACCGTTATGGGGAGCTGGAATACGTTATGGAAATGACGTTACTACAGCAATAAAAACATATTGCAGATGGTCATTTTTTTAA